Proteins encoded in a region of the Sphingomonas jaspsi DSM 18422 genome:
- a CDS encoding tryptophan halogenase family protein, whose protein sequence is MNAPSTQHIVIAGGGSAGWMAAAALSRFLGGAATITLIESDMIGTVGVGEATIPQIHHFNNALGIPEAEFLRETNASFKLGIEFVGWREEGHGYIHGFGLLGRAVGILPFRDLWLKGRFDGTADELGVYNFNDVAARADRMIGLGHSPSSVRDLVYAYHFDATLYAAYLRKMAEARGVTRLNAVIQSVERDADSGDISALVLDGDRRVEGDFFIDCTGFRSVLLGETLGVPFDDWSHWLPCNRALAVPCERADPLHPYTRSTARQAGWQWRIPLQHRTGNGHVYCADYLSDDEATSILLDNLDGKPLGDPRPIKFTTGRRKEAWSHNCLALGLAAGFMEPLESTSLHLIQTAISRFLKMMPSSNSEQKVRDAFNRQIAMEWQQIRDFLILHYTVNQREGQPFWDYCRSMTLPDSLVEKIGMFEESGAVVKDDGELFTEEGWTQVMVGQGLEPRSYSPLARGIDGKELGLFLSSLAESYRQRAATLPTHEQWIEHVQSGRAAAAVKGAR, encoded by the coding sequence ATGAACGCTCCCAGCACCCAACATATCGTCATCGCCGGCGGCGGCTCCGCAGGCTGGATGGCAGCAGCAGCACTGTCGCGATTTCTGGGCGGTGCCGCGACGATTACCCTGATCGAATCGGATATGATCGGGACGGTGGGGGTCGGCGAAGCGACGATCCCGCAAATTCACCACTTCAACAATGCGCTCGGTATCCCCGAAGCGGAGTTCCTCAGGGAAACCAATGCCAGCTTCAAGCTGGGCATCGAATTCGTCGGCTGGCGCGAAGAAGGCCATGGCTACATCCATGGCTTCGGCCTGCTCGGCCGCGCGGTCGGCATCCTGCCGTTCCGCGACCTGTGGCTGAAAGGCCGGTTCGACGGCACCGCCGACGAGCTCGGCGTCTACAATTTCAACGATGTCGCGGCGCGGGCCGACCGGATGATCGGTCTGGGTCATTCGCCCAGTTCAGTGCGCGACCTCGTCTACGCCTATCATTTCGACGCGACGCTCTACGCCGCCTATTTGCGCAAGATGGCCGAAGCGCGAGGCGTCACGCGCCTCAATGCGGTGATCCAGTCGGTCGAGCGCGACGCCGACAGCGGCGATATCAGCGCGCTGGTGCTGGACGGCGACCGCCGTGTCGAGGGCGATTTCTTCATCGACTGCACCGGCTTTCGGTCCGTGCTGCTCGGCGAGACGCTGGGTGTCCCGTTCGACGACTGGTCGCATTGGCTGCCCTGCAACCGCGCGCTGGCGGTCCCCTGCGAACGGGCGGACCCGCTGCACCCCTATACAAGGTCGACCGCCCGCCAGGCCGGGTGGCAGTGGCGCATCCCGTTGCAGCATCGCACCGGCAACGGCCATGTCTACTGCGCCGACTATCTGTCGGACGACGAAGCGACATCGATCCTGCTTGACAATCTGGACGGCAAGCCGCTGGGCGATCCGCGTCCGATCAAGTTCACCACCGGTCGCCGCAAGGAAGCCTGGTCGCACAATTGCCTGGCGCTGGGTCTGGCGGCGGGCTTCATGGAGCCGCTGGAATCGACCAGCCTGCACCTCATTCAGACCGCGATTTCGCGCTTCCTGAAAATGATGCCGTCGTCCAATTCCGAACAGAAGGTGCGCGACGCCTTCAATCGCCAGATCGCGATGGAATGGCAGCAGATCCGCGACTTCCTAATCCTCCACTACACCGTCAACCAGCGTGAAGGTCAGCCGTTCTGGGACTATTGCCGGTCGATGACCCTGCCGGATTCCCTCGTCGAAAAGATCGGTATGTTCGAGGAATCGGGTGCGGTGGTGAAGGACGACGGCGAACTGTTCACCGAAGAAGGGTGGACGCAGGTCATGGTCGGGCAGGGGCTCGAGCCACGATCCTACAGCCCGCTGGCGCGCGGGATCGACGGCAAGGAACTGGGGCTGTTCCTGTCTAGCCTGGCCGAAAGCTACCGTCAGCGCGCCGCGACGCTGCCGACCCACGAACAGTGGATCGAACATGTCCAGAGCGGACGGGCCGCTGCCGCAGTAAAAGGAGCTAGGTGA